A genomic window from Brachyspira sp. SAP_772 includes:
- a CDS encoding flavodoxin family protein: MKITVIHGQSHKGSTYNAAKMLYDKLDGEVTEFFLPRDFNSFCVGCNNCFRKSETLCPHYESLKPITSAMDNADIIIFASPVYVYHVTAAMKTLLDHYGYRWMIHRPEESMFRKQVVCISTAAGGGMKETTKDIADSTFFWGVAKTYKIGFAVREVTWNDVSEDIKEKIRKQIYSLANKIKKDYGNIKPSIKTKMLFHLMRKLHQKKKITENDYNYWKEKGWLDNKRPWKN, from the coding sequence ATGAAAATAACAGTTATACATGGTCAAAGTCATAAGGGTTCTACTTACAACGCTGCTAAAATGCTTTATGATAAATTAGATGGCGAAGTTACAGAGTTTTTTCTTCCTAGAGATTTTAATTCTTTTTGTGTAGGGTGTAATAATTGTTTTAGGAAGTCAGAGACACTATGCCCTCATTATGAATCATTAAAGCCTATCACTTCAGCTATGGATAATGCTGATATAATAATATTTGCAAGCCCAGTGTATGTATATCATGTAACAGCTGCAATGAAAACACTATTAGACCATTACGGTTATAGATGGATGATACATAGACCAGAAGAGAGTATGTTTAGAAAACAAGTTGTATGCATTTCTACTGCTGCAGGAGGCGGAATGAAGGAAACAACTAAAGATATAGCTGACAGCACATTTTTTTGGGGTGTTGCTAAAACATATAAAATTGGTTTTGCTGTGAGAGAAGTAACGTGGAATGATGTAAGCGAAGATATAAAAGAAAAAATAAGAAAACAAATATATTCTTTAGCTAACAAAATAAAAAAAGATTATGGCAATATAAAGCCTTCTATAAAAACAAAAATGCTTTTTCATTTGATGAGAAAATTACATCAAAAAAAGAAAATCACAGAAAATGATTATAATTATTGGAAAGAAAAAGGCTGGCTTGATAATAAACGTCCTTGGAAAAATTAA